The sequence TTTGCTATTACATCATCTTTTTTTACATAGCTTCCAACCTCTACTTCCATTTTCTTTATAGATCCTGCCACCTTAAAAGATAGTATAGATTGGTTATCAGCTTCAACTATTGCTGGATATTCATAGTATAAATTTTCTGGAACTTTTGCTACAATTGCTGTCTCCACTGGTCTTATTATCTCTTTTGTCTCTTTTTTACAACCACTTAACAATACTCCAAATATCAATGCCACATATCTTAACTTCATAAACTTATTTTCCTCCTCTTAAAGGGTTATTTCCCATAGCTATACTCAATGCTCCATAAGCCATCTTATACTGATACTGTGCTTTCTCTTTTAGACTAAGTGCTGTATTATATTCAGCTAATGCTTTATAATACTCCTCTTCTCCTATCATTTCCACTCTTTTTTCAGCACTTTTTTGTTTTAATCTTCCCATCTCAGCCTGATAGTTTTTTTCTGCCATATTTAAAAATTCTTGAGCTGTTTCTACATTATCATAAGCTCTTGTTACCTCTAAGACAGTTGTCATAAACTGTTTCTCTAGAGTTAACTCTCCTATCTTCTCTCTTCTCACAGCTTTTTTATACTCATTTACATTTTTAAAACCATTAAATATACTCAAAACTCCACTTACATGTCCAAATAAGAAATCAGGATCAGCTAATGTTGAGTTGTTATTATTTAAATAACCT comes from Fusobacterium sp. SYSU M8D902 and encodes:
- a CDS encoding TolC family protein, producing the protein KVQTLVESQKISLNKNERELKIAKMKLKRTLNLNLQEDIVLEKIDTKVVELPSLEECVYNSLNGNELLKIREKGKEINTDIKKIAITNFLPKIILGGGYLNNNNSTLADPDFLFGHVSGVLSIFNGFKNVNEYKKAVRREKIGELTLEKQFMTTVLEVTRAYDNVETAQEFLNMAEKNYQAEMGRLKQKSAEKRVEMIGEEEYYKALAEYNTALSLKEKAQYQYKMAYGALSIAMGNNPLRGGK